A single genomic interval of Daucus carota subsp. sativus chromosome 1, DH1 v3.0, whole genome shotgun sequence harbors:
- the LOC135151455 gene encoding uncharacterized protein LOC135151455, with translation MSGCYILAAMSGVLQHQHQAMATASDMLFNLKELFGDQNRAARQVAVKALMNTQMAEGTPRQYSLAELLREFQAAEGLFRQRLQVNVAEKGSSSKPKGNKKKKKAQTQKAVKAVGVQGGVKKPKGKFYRCKQSGHWNRIVLFLRRQTILVCLFL, from the exons ATGTcgggatgttacattctggcagcaatgtctggtgttttgcagcatcagcatcaggctatggccactgcttcggatatgctctttaatctcaaggaactttttggagatcagaatagggctgctaggcaagtagccgtGAAGGCTTtgatgaacactcagatggctgaaggtacacct aggcagtatagtcttgcggaactgctgagagaatttcaggcagctgaaggattgttTCGCCAGAGacttcaagtgaatgtggctgagaaaggttcttcctctaagccgaaaggcaataagaagaagaaaaaggctcagacacagaaagctgtgaaggcagtgggagttcaaggtggtgtcaAAAAGCCTAAGGGAAAGTTCTACCGGTgtaagcagtcgggtcactggaacaggattgtcctcttcctaagaagacaaacaatactggtatgtctctttctctag